The Saimiri boliviensis isolate mSaiBol1 chromosome 19, mSaiBol1.pri, whole genome shotgun sequence genome contains the following window.
ATGACTGTTTTGCTGTTAAGATGATGtatactcttttattttcttcctttcatggttaagatttttttttaagaaaagttaaatattcttcaatggtggtgtgtgtgtttcttggaATCGCTGTGATAAAAGATACAGTGTTTGTTCCCTGTAAGACTGGTTAGGATTGGATAGTGGGATCCAGAGGGAGCCCTCCCACCCCCAGACCCCGATCTTGCCTCTTCCCTCCCAGAGCTTCAGATGTGCACTCACTGAACTGAGGGCTGGGCAAACTGAAGTTATACAACCCCCATGGAGAAAACATGACAAAACACTGAGCTCAgttacacacactcacacacacacacacatatatacataaaggaGCTAGTGGACCCTGAGTCAAGGGGTCTCATGAGCTGCCCTCAATGAGCTTCAGTACTTTAAAAGCCAAAACTAAGCAGGAGGGTTCCCTCAGGCCCAGCCAGTTCCTCACTGTCATCCCCAGCCACATCCCACAGACACAGCCACATCACCAAGACTGTAGCCATACCACCCCTGTCTCCTGGCGTTCAGTGTTGGATTCCAGTGACAAATTCTCTTCCAGCCCTAAATATCCAATACCCTGACTCCTGTACCTCTCACAATCCTCAGCTGTGTCCTCGTTAGGTTACAGTCTAGTTGGGCATCAGAACTGATAGAGGAGTCATTACTGGTGAAGGGTGGAGATAAGGATATGGGCTGAAGGGGTCACCGAAGCTCTAGAGGACATGGCAGGGTTCCCAGCAGAAGCTAGAGTGACTGACCGTCATCCAGCACCTCAATGCGTTCAGTGTTGGGAATTCAAAGAAATGATGGGTTTTCCCTGGAGAAGCTCACTCCACAGCTACCTGCAGAGAGATAGCTGAGGCAGTGAGACCAGGAGTGCTCCAGGCGCTGAGGCAGTGAGACCAGGAATGCTCcaggcactgaggcaggagacaggcCCAGGTGCCACTGAGCCACCTAGTAAGATGGCAGGACAAGGGAACTCTAGGTAGGCAGAGGCAGTGGAATGAGGGAAGTGGGACTAGAGAATGTGGAACGGTGTTGTCTGCGCCTTCTCAAACATTCCTGTAGGTTACAGGGAGGCTCCCCAGAAGCCATCCTATGCTCTCTGGGCACTGGCAGGGGACCTCAGCGGAGGCAGCACTGAAGGGTAAAGGTTTGGGGCCCCTGACTGGGCTCAGGAACCTCACACCTCTGGTTTCAGATTGCTGACTTCTGCAGGCCGTGTTACTAGAGTTCATGTTCAATGCTTGGCCTTTGCTGTGTAGATGTTGGGAGTTCAGCACCCTCTCCAAAGTGGCCTGCCAAGCCTTTGTTCATTCTCTTCACCTGAGCCCTTTACTGCTCCTCCAAACCAGTCAAACACGTGGGccagccaggcagggaggcagaaGGGAGCGGGTGTGGAGCCCGTGTGCTCCGTCCCTCTGCTTTACCTGCTCCTGCTTCCACGCCTTCTCCCAAGCCTGTGTGTGTCAGTTACTAATCCCTATCCCAGATCTTTCTGAATGCAAACGCTGACCTAATCCATGTCCCCTAGGCAACACAGTGGGGGAATGGCTATTGCCAGAGCCAGAAAGAACTAGCCCCCAGGAGGCAGAAAGGCAATGTTCCTGGCTAGCTAAGgccagggagctgagatcatccccAGCAGAACTGTAATGCAGACCATCACTTTTTAGCCATTCCTGGCCATGTAACATGGACAGACACACAAAATCCAAATGTTCTAAGCAGTTCTGGAAGAAGTTTTCAGACAACATCAAGGAAAAGAATAGCAACAGGCTTTGTTATTGGTCTTGAGAACTCCCCCGGGGAGGTCAGTCCACACAGGGACAGGAGGTGCTTCTGTGGCTCAGAGGCAAGCAGGTGGGAGGGGCTAGGGGAAGAAAGCCATGGCCTCGTCCTCCCTGAGCTTGACCTTAATGGGGTCCCTTGGCAACATCAGTTCCTGGATCTTGGCATACGCAGGACATTGTGGAGCGAAGCAATTTTtctgaaaagaggaaaaggaaggttGACATCTGACAAGGAGAGTGAAGATTGGagctctgggagaaaaaaaaaaaatggtgggttAAGGGCTGGGAGACTTGCAGAAAAAGTGATTAATACTGTTGATCTTTCAGCAAGAGGAGTGgagattttcttctgattttttaaaaagaagcagagaagctATAGACCTTCCTTGAAAACGGGGAGAGAGACCCTCCTGCAGCAGCTCTCTAGTGTGACAGCTGATAGGGGCAAGCTCTCCTTTGGCAGGAGAGAGTGAAAGGGACTCACAGCCAGGGACAGCCACAGCAGCCCCACTGGACCCTTGGACACACTCTTGGCCTTGGAGAACTGCAGCTGGTGCTGCACCGTGGCGAGGAAGCCCTCCAGCCCCACCTCTGTGATGCGGTTCCCTGGTGGAAGATGCAGAGAGGTGATCTCTGAACGCCACAGGCCTCTCTGGCACCTGACACACCAGACACCCCCAGCAGCCCAGTTCCCACAGCTCCCCACTCCAGACTCACTGGCCGTGGCCCACCTTTCCCTGACCTGGCCCTTCACCCAGCTCTCCTGTAATTCCCTGACTGTCCctcactctttttcctcttcttccctctccccttccccatctctctAACTCCCCTCATGACTCATCGCCTGTCCTCAGTCTCCTCCCAGACTCAGCACTTCCCCTGGCTCCCCAAGCCCTGTGCAAGAGAGCCTTGGGGGACATGTAGCCCAAAGATGGGAGGACCAGGTCTGCTCTGCGGAGTCAGGATAGGCACCCTCAGACAGGACAGCGCCTCAGGGCAGAAAGACAGGGGAGGTTGGCAGACATACGGAGAAGGTTGAGGTGCAAAAGGACCTTGTTCCCAGGCATGAAAACTTTCCCAGCTCGGTGCTCCACTGGCTCCAGGAGAGGGTTGATCACCTCAGTAGCCTCAACAACCAGCTGCTAAAGCAGAATACTAATTGCAGCAGACAGCAGAGGAGCTGGTCAAcgggccattcattcattcattcaacatacatGTTTTGACTGCCGGCTATGCTCCAGGCTTTgtcctaggtgctggggatacaaaaataaataatccataCCCTCAAGAAGCTCCTTTGTATGGGGGAGCCAGAAAGTGAAAGAGTAATGTGATCTAGAGTGACCGCTGACAGAGGTAAGCTCAGGGCACTGTGGGAGCTGGAAAAGGGATACCTAGGCCAGGCCAGAAGGGGTCTCCTGGCTGAGGAGGGCGGTGAGCTGAAATGTGGATGCACAAGATATTGTCAGATGAGGATGGGAAAGGTGTTCTAGGCAAAGAAAGCAggtgctttctttttgttctggaGGTGTGAAACAGTATGTGGCATTCAGATGTTGCTAAGTGTTTCCCAACACCTAAAGCAATAAGGAGAATGGATAGGAGGGAAGTGACAATGACAGCAGGATGAAAAGAAATTGCAATAGTCCTAGTGACAATCAGCAGCCTGAtcgagacagaggcagagacgaAAAATGGGAATTGAAAGGCAACCCCACCCCCTTCCGCACTCTGAAGGGCCTTTTTTATAAGATTTTGTCTTGGGTGCCAGCGAAGACTCCTGAAAGCCAGAGGGCCCCTTCCCTGCCTAGGATTTGCAGGGGGTCTTCCGatggaagagaaaaatacagagagGCAGACCCTCAGGCAGCTGACAGAACCGAGGGCTGGGGGGCGGCAGGAGCACTGGAGGCAGCCCAGGAAGATTTCCAATGCAAGGAGCAAGGTGGTCCAAGTTGAAAGGGGGCAGAGAAGATCCAGAGGCAAAAGCGGTCTGAAGAAGGACCCATGCACAGGGTAGCATAGGGCGGTGCCATGACTATAAAAATGCCCCACCTTCCCCAGAGACCTACTGAGAGGGGCAAAAAAGAGGATGCTTTGTTCCCATGCAACTGTCCAAGCGAGTATGGAGGTGGCGATGATGAACTGTGGGCCTCTAGGGGAGCAGCCTGGCTGAGCTGAGACAGAGGATCCGAAGTGTGGGCTATTAACAGGCAAGGAAAAGCAGAAGGGGCTGGTTCCCGTGATTCCCACAGAAGCCCAGGGTGAGATGGGAGCGGGTTTCAAGTGAGGTTGGGACAGGAGTGGAGGACAAATTGGAAAGTAAATGGCTGCTGCCACAGCATGGGGCTGAAGACCACGTTCCAGGAGGGGCTGGGATGAGAGGTCCAGGCAAGCCTGGGACCCCAGGGGTGTGCCCTTTGCCTCCATTCCTCCCTGCAGCTTACCTCCGACTCTGGGAGGAGGCTGCGCTTCTCTCTGCTCCCGATCTTGATCCCTTTTATCTTGCTTGGCTTCTGCTCAGGGATGGTTACCTCTGGGGCCAGAAGAGGAGCCGGAATGCACAGTGCACATTTCTGATACCACCCACACTCCCTCCCCAGACAGAACAGGCTAGGTGGGGCAAAGACACCCCCCAACCATGGGTTTGGGTGCAGTAGAAATGGCTGgagggggccgggcgtggtagctcacacatgtaataccagcaatttgggaggccaaagtgggaggatcacctgaggtcaggagttctcagccagcctgaccaacatggtaaaaccccttctctactaaaaatacaaaagttagcagggcatggtggtgcatgcctgtaattccagctactgggtaggctgggacaagagaattgcttgaacccaggaggtggagattgcagtgagccaagatcacacctctgcactccagcctgggtgacagagtgagactccatctcaaaaaaagaaaaaaagaaaaaagaaagacaagagaagaaaaagaaaaaagaaatggctggAGGGGGACCCCAGTTAGGTGATTGGGTTCTTTGAAGACAGAGCCACAGAGCACCAGCTCCGACAGAGGGGATGTAGAGAGCAGTGGCTCAGGACATCATTCCACTGTGAGAAGGAAATCAGGCCCAGAGAGACCTGGTGAGGTGAGCTCCAGGCAGGCGCGCCCAGGCCCAGAACAGCCTCCTGCACCCTGCCCAGCATTCTTTCCTCCTCCGCTGGGAAAGTGCTGCCCAGGGGCGCCTGCACTTACTCCCCTTGCCTGCTTTTGTGGCGTCATCTTTCTTAGGGGTTCCTTGTGTGGGCGACTGCCCAGCCCCTGACTTCTCCTCTTTCTTGGTCAATTCCTGTGGAGAATGTGAGAAGAGAAGTCAAGTCCCTCCTCCGGAGGGGATGGGCAGTGGTGAGGGAAGGAGCAGGTTAGGACCGGAGGCCTTAGGGGGAATTCAAAGGCCCATGTGGCCTTCTTCCCTCCACCGCCTCTGCACGTGATGGAAGCCCCCTCCGCTGTCCATCCAGCACCCAGGCTCTGTCCCATTGCACACCTACCCatgatttctcctttttcttgccCAGGCCCTTAGGGGTTTTCATTGCCTGCGTCTTGTCTGTCTTGTCCACCAGTGCGCTGTTGCTGATCCCTACCATCTGACTCTTCTCACGGTCTGTTTTGGAGTCTCCGTGTCTCGAGGAGGAGGGCTGTGCTCACaaatgggaagggagggaggaagaagccagAGCCCCTTCCTCAACGGGAGCATGAAAGGTAGCTGTACCCGTACTTGGGGAGCAGTGGAGCTGACAGCACCCTCCCACCCACCTTCCTGCCtaaatgctaaaataatttgtaatggaCTCCTCTGGGGTTAGATGCTTtggggaagaaatagaaatagcagaGGGACCTGGGTGGGGGTGAGATGAAGGGTGAGGCAGGATCTCAGACTCTCATACTGAGGGTGGGAGGGAAATAGCAGCTAACTTTTATTGAGCTAAGTGCCAGGTGCTATTTTAAATGGATTGCTGGAATTAAGTCATTAAATCCTCTCAATAGTCATGAAATAGGTACAGTTATCCCcacttacagatgaaaaaactgaagcaAGGAGAAGTTAAGTAacaggcggggcacagtggcttatgcctgtaatcccaacactttgggaggccaagaggggccggatcacttgagaccaggagttcgagatcagcctggtcaacacagcaaaaccccatctctattaaaaaatccaaaaattagccaggcctggtggcacacacctgtaatcccagctactcaggtggttgaggcaggtgaatagcttgaaccctggaggcagaggttgcagtaagccaagattgcaccactgcactccagcctgggcaacagagccagactccatctcagaagaaaaaaaaaaagaagttaagaagTTTAGTTATCCCAAATATCCTGCacataatgaaataaagcaaaatattctaccattaaaaaaaaaaaaaaagaagaagaagaagaagttaaGAAGTTTAgtaacatgcccaaggtcacaagctAGGATATGGATGAGCTGGACTTCAGGTCCAGATGGTCTTAATCTAGTGTCGTCTCTTAACCAATACACTCCACCGCCCATAGGGTGGTTCTGCAATTAGAGCCCGCCCAGCAGGGGCTTGGCAAACGTTTGCGCAGCAGTCGGAGGGAAACACAGTCGAGACAGAGGATGGAGATTTAACCGGATGGCCAGTTTGCTGAAAAGCAAAACTTGGGAAGTGGGTTCGAGGGTTAGAGGGCCTCTCCGCTGGTCCTTGGGGCCTGGGGGTTCCTCACCGATCGCGAGCGCTCCTGCGTCCCTTTCTCCAGCAGGAGGCGCCGGCGCTCCACCACCTCGGTGTGCGTCAGCTCGAAGGGTCGCAGGACCTGCGGAAGGCGGGCGCCCCAAGGTCGGAGGCCAGGGGAGTCAGGGTCGGCTCCCCCCGGCCAGTCCTCGTCCCGGACCCACCTGGTCGGCACACCCACCTCCGCCAGCTTCAGGGCGCCCTTGTCCTGGATGCGGTTGTGGGCCAGGGACAGCCAGAGCAAGGAACGGT
Protein-coding sequences here:
- the LRRC71 gene encoding leucine-rich repeat-containing protein 71 isoform X2, whose translation is MSSEQSAPGASPRAPRPGTQKSSGVVTKKGERAAKEKPATVLPPVGEEEPKNPEEYQCSGVLEIDFAELCTRSGYTDFPKVVNRPRPHPPFVPSASLSEKVTPEDPRLSGSCSLNSLESKYVFFRPTIQVELEQEDSKSVKEIYIRGWKVEERILGIFSKCLPPLTQLQAINLWKVGLTDKTLTTFIDLLHLCSSTLRKVSLEGNPLPEQSYHKLMALDSTIAHLSLRNNNIDDRGAQLLGQALSTLHSSNRTLVSLNLGFNHIGDEGAGYIADGLRLNRSLLWLSLAHNRIQDKGALKLAEVLRPFELTHTEVVERRRLLLEKGTQERSRSPSSSRHGDSKTDREKSQMVGISNSALVDKTDKTQAMKTPKGLGKKKEKSWELTKKEEKSGAGQSPTQGTPKKDDATKAGKGKVTIPEQKPSKIKGIKIGSREKRSLLPESEHLGQSLEHSRQSKHLVVEATEVINPLLEPVEHRAGKVFMPGNKVLLHLNLLRNRITEVGLEGFLATVQHQLQFSKAKSVSKGPVGLLWLSLAKNCFAPQCPAYAKIQELMLPRDPIKVKLREDEAMAFFP
- the LRRC71 gene encoding leucine-rich repeat-containing protein 71 isoform X1; this encodes MSSEQSAPGASPRAPRPGTQKSSGVVTKKGERAAKEKPATVLPPVGEEEPKNPEEYQCSGVLEIDFAELCTRSGYTDFPKVVNRPRPHPPFVPSASLSEKVTPEDPRLSGSCSLNSLESKYVFFRPTIQVELEQEDSKSVKEIYIRGWKVEERILGIFSKCLPPLTQLQAINLWKVGLTDKTLTTFIDLLHLCSSTLRKVSLEGNPLPEQSYHKLMALDSTIAHLSLRNNNIDDRGAQLLGQALSTLHSSNRTLVSLNLGFNHIGDEGAGYIADGLRLNRSLLWLSLAHNRIQDKGALKLAEVLRPFELTHTEVVERRRLLLEKGTQERSRSPSSSRHGDSKTDREKSQMVGISNSALVDKTDKTQAMKTPKGLGKKKEKSWELTKKEEKSGAGQSPTQGTPKKDDATKAGKGKVTIPEQKPSKIKGIKIGSREKRSLLPESEHLGQSLEHSRQSKHQLVVEATEVINPLLEPVEHRAGKVFMPGNKVLLHLNLLRNRITEVGLEGFLATVQHQLQFSKAKSVSKGPVGLLWLSLAKNCFAPQCPAYAKIQELMLPRDPIKVKLREDEAMAFFP